One part of the Parambassis ranga chromosome 8, fParRan2.1, whole genome shotgun sequence genome encodes these proteins:
- the LOC114440272 gene encoding BUB3-interacting and GLEBS motif-containing protein ZNF207-like isoform X2, whose amino-acid sequence MGRKKKKQMKPWCWYCNRDFDDEKILIQHQKAKHFKCHICHKKLYTGPGLAIHCMQVHKETIDGVPNAIPGRTDIELEIYGMEGIPEKDMEERRRVLEQKNQDTQKKKQNQDDSDEYDDNDEPGPSFQQPAAGQPQVGYIPPMGQPGMPPGSAAPGIPPVSYSGIPVPPMIPGMPPVMPGMPPGMIPMGGIIPPMMPGLPPGISPPLGHRPGITHMPQVSPVASVLARPMVPAATAPSAQPDVTKPLFPIAGQSQQTVPGLPHTPPSTSSDPSKATFPAYTQTSTAVASPSADSSMVSKPPSTVSSKPATLMTSSATSKLIHPDEDISLEELRAHLPRYQCNISHQGQTAAAAAPSVGPVGAMMTPHPHSIRHPIPGQYAGPPQGIAGYIPGRMPPFGQAPPVVPPGYQGAPPRPPMGV is encoded by the exons atggggaggaagaagaagaaacaaatgaAGCCTTGGTGCTG GTACTGTAACAGAGATTTTGATGATGAGAAGATTCTCATCCAGCATCAGAAGGCTAAACATTTCAAGTGTCACATCTGTCATAAAAAGCTGTACACTGGACCTGGGCTAGCAATCCACTGTATGCAG GTACACAAAGAGACCATTGACGGAGTCCCTAATGCAATACCTGGAAGGACAGATATTGAACTAGAAATATATGGCATGGAGGGCATCCCAGAGAAAGACATGGAAGAGAGGAGACGAGTGCTAGAACAAAAGAACCAAG ATactcaaaagaaaaaacagaaccaGGATGACTCTGATGAGTATGATGACAACGATGAGCCCGGTCCTTCCTTCCAGCAGCCCGCTGCAGGCCAGCCTCAGGTGGGATACATCCCCCCTATGGGCCAGCCTGGCATGCCTCCTGGCTCTGCGGCACCGGGGATACCGCCAGTCAGCTACTCAG GTATCCCTGTGCCTCCCATGATACCAGGGATGCCCCCTGTCATGCCAGGAATGCCTCCAGG GATGATACCGATGGGTGGTATAATACCCCCGATGATGCCGGGTCTGCCACCAG GCATTTCCCCTCCACTGGGTCACCGTCCTGGAATAACACACATGCCTCAGGTGTCTCCTGTTGCAAGTGTGCTGGCCAGACCCATGGTTCCTGCCGCCACTGCCCCGTCTGCCCAGCCTGATGTCACAAAGCCCCTGTTCCCCATTGCTGGACAG AGTCAGCAGACAGTGCCAGGGCTGCCACACactcccccctccacctcctctgacCCCTCCAAAGCCACTTTCCCAGCCTACACTCAAACCAGCACAGCCGTAGCCAGCCCCAGTGCTGACAGCAGCATGGTCTCCAAACCTCCCTCCACTGTGTCCAGTAAGCCTGCCACCCTCATGACCTCCAGTGCAACCAGTAAGTTGATCCATCCTGATGAGGATATCTCACTG GAGGAGCTGCGGGCTCACCTGCCCAGATACCAGTGTAATATTTCCCACCAAGGCCAGACGGCTGCTGCCGCCGCCCCATCAGTTGGTCCTGTGGGCGCCATGATGACACCTCATCCACACAGCATACGGCATCCCATACCTG GTCAGTATGCCGGACCACCACAGGGGATAGCAGGTTACATACCAGGACGAATGCCTCCATTTGGACAGGCCCCTCCAGTAGTTCCTCCAGGTTACCAGGGAGCCCCTCCTCGGCCACCCATGG GTGTGTAG
- the LOC114440272 gene encoding BUB3-interacting and GLEBS motif-containing protein ZNF207-like isoform X1 produces MGRKKKKQMKPWCWYCNRDFDDEKILIQHQKAKHFKCHICHKKLYTGPGLAIHCMQVHKETIDGVPNAIPGRTDIELEIYGMEGIPEKDMEERRRVLEQKNQDTQKKKQNQDDSDEYDDNDEPGPSFQQPAAGQPQVGYIPPMGQPGMPPGSAAPGIPPVSYSGIPVPPMIPGMPPVMPGMPPGMIPMGGIIPPMMPGLPPGISPPLGHRPGITHMPQVSPVASVLARPMVPAATAPSAQPDVTKPLFPIAGQSQQTVPGLPHTPPSTSSDPSKATFPAYTQTSTAVASPSADSSMVSKPPSTVSSKPATLMTSSATSKLIHPDEDISLEELRAHLPRYQCNISHQGQTAAAAAPSVGPVGAMMTPHPHSIRHPIPGQYAGPPQGIAGYIPGRMPPFGQAPPVVPPGYQGAPPRPPMGMRPPVMSPGGRF; encoded by the exons atggggaggaagaagaagaaacaaatgaAGCCTTGGTGCTG GTACTGTAACAGAGATTTTGATGATGAGAAGATTCTCATCCAGCATCAGAAGGCTAAACATTTCAAGTGTCACATCTGTCATAAAAAGCTGTACACTGGACCTGGGCTAGCAATCCACTGTATGCAG GTACACAAAGAGACCATTGACGGAGTCCCTAATGCAATACCTGGAAGGACAGATATTGAACTAGAAATATATGGCATGGAGGGCATCCCAGAGAAAGACATGGAAGAGAGGAGACGAGTGCTAGAACAAAAGAACCAAG ATactcaaaagaaaaaacagaaccaGGATGACTCTGATGAGTATGATGACAACGATGAGCCCGGTCCTTCCTTCCAGCAGCCCGCTGCAGGCCAGCCTCAGGTGGGATACATCCCCCCTATGGGCCAGCCTGGCATGCCTCCTGGCTCTGCGGCACCGGGGATACCGCCAGTCAGCTACTCAG GTATCCCTGTGCCTCCCATGATACCAGGGATGCCCCCTGTCATGCCAGGAATGCCTCCAGG GATGATACCGATGGGTGGTATAATACCCCCGATGATGCCGGGTCTGCCACCAG GCATTTCCCCTCCACTGGGTCACCGTCCTGGAATAACACACATGCCTCAGGTGTCTCCTGTTGCAAGTGTGCTGGCCAGACCCATGGTTCCTGCCGCCACTGCCCCGTCTGCCCAGCCTGATGTCACAAAGCCCCTGTTCCCCATTGCTGGACAG AGTCAGCAGACAGTGCCAGGGCTGCCACACactcccccctccacctcctctgacCCCTCCAAAGCCACTTTCCCAGCCTACACTCAAACCAGCACAGCCGTAGCCAGCCCCAGTGCTGACAGCAGCATGGTCTCCAAACCTCCCTCCACTGTGTCCAGTAAGCCTGCCACCCTCATGACCTCCAGTGCAACCAGTAAGTTGATCCATCCTGATGAGGATATCTCACTG GAGGAGCTGCGGGCTCACCTGCCCAGATACCAGTGTAATATTTCCCACCAAGGCCAGACGGCTGCTGCCGCCGCCCCATCAGTTGGTCCTGTGGGCGCCATGATGACACCTCATCCACACAGCATACGGCATCCCATACCTG GTCAGTATGCCGGACCACCACAGGGGATAGCAGGTTACATACCAGGACGAATGCCTCCATTTGGACAGGCCCCTCCAGTAGTTCCTCCAGGTTACCAGGGAGCCCCTCCTCGGCCACCCATGGGTATGAGACCCCCCGTCATGTCTCCTGGAGGTCGATTTTGA